The proteins below come from a single Streptomyces sp. M92 genomic window:
- the sufD gene encoding Fe-S cluster assembly protein SufD, protein MAEAQNIPVGSTTAGAIAVAAEADSTVATRMSAPPSFDVADFPVPHGREEEWRFTPLERLRGLHDGTATATGEGVKVAVEAPEGVTVETVGRDDARLGRTGKPVDRVAAQAYTAFAQAGVITVPKETVLTEPVRIAVHGEGGTAYAHQVIELEAFAEAVVVIDHTGDAVLAANVEYVLGDGAKLTVVSVQDWDAGAVHVGQHNALVGRDASFKSVVVTFGGDVVRLHPRVQYAGPGGEAELFGLYFTDRGQHQEHRLLVDHNVPHCKSNVVYKGALQGDDAHAVWIGDVLIEAKAEGTDTYEMNRNLVLTDGARVDSVPNLEIETGEIVGAGHASATGRFDDEQLFYLMARGIPEIDARRLVVRGFFAELVQQIGVADIEERLLAKIEEELEASVA, encoded by the coding sequence ATGGCTGAGGCTCAGAACATCCCGGTCGGTTCCACGACCGCCGGTGCGATCGCGGTGGCCGCCGAGGCCGACTCGACCGTCGCCACGCGCATGAGCGCGCCCCCGTCCTTCGACGTGGCGGACTTCCCGGTCCCGCACGGCCGCGAGGAGGAGTGGCGCTTCACCCCGCTGGAGCGGCTGCGCGGCCTGCACGACGGCACCGCCACCGCCACCGGCGAGGGCGTCAAGGTCGCCGTCGAGGCCCCCGAGGGCGTCACCGTCGAGACCGTCGGCCGCGACGACGCCCGGCTCGGCCGGACCGGCAAGCCCGTGGACCGCGTCGCCGCCCAGGCGTACACCGCCTTCGCGCAGGCCGGCGTGATCACCGTCCCCAAGGAGACGGTGCTGACCGAGCCCGTCCGCATCGCCGTGCACGGCGAGGGCGGCACGGCCTATGCCCACCAGGTCATCGAGCTGGAGGCCTTCGCCGAGGCCGTCGTGGTCATCGACCACACCGGTGACGCGGTGCTCGCCGCCAACGTCGAGTACGTCCTCGGCGACGGCGCCAAGCTCACCGTCGTCTCCGTCCAGGACTGGGACGCGGGGGCCGTGCACGTGGGCCAGCACAACGCCCTCGTGGGCCGCGACGCGAGCTTCAAGTCGGTCGTCGTCACCTTCGGCGGCGACGTCGTCCGCCTCCACCCGCGCGTCCAGTACGCCGGTCCCGGCGGCGAGGCCGAGCTGTTCGGCCTGTACTTCACCGACCGGGGCCAGCACCAGGAGCACCGCCTCCTGGTCGACCACAACGTCCCGCACTGCAAGTCCAACGTCGTCTACAAGGGCGCGCTCCAGGGCGACGACGCGCACGCGGTCTGGATCGGCGACGTGCTCATCGAGGCCAAGGCCGAGGGCACCGACACCTACGAGATGAACCGCAACCTCGTCCTCACCGACGGCGCGCGGGTCGACTCCGTGCCGAACCTGGAGATCGAGACCGGTGAGATCGTCGGCGCCGGCCACGCCTCCGCGACCGGCCGCTTCGACGACGAACAGCTCTTCTACCTGATGGCGCGCGGCATCCCCGAGATCGACGCCCGCCGCCTGGTGGTCCGCGGCTTCTTCGCCGAGCTGGTCCAGCAGATCGGCGTCGCGGACATCGAGGAGCGCCTGCTCGCCAAGATCGAAGAGGAGCTGGAGGCGTCCGTCGCATGA
- the sufB gene encoding Fe-S cluster assembly protein SufB codes for MTLPTETAHPELEGLGKYEYGWADSDTAGASARRGIDEDVVRDISDKKSEPEWMTKLRLKGLKLFEKKPMPNWGSDLSGIDFDNIKYFVRSTEKQAESWEDLPEDIKNTYDKLGIPEAEKQRLVAGVAAQYESEVVYHQIREDLEEQGVLFLDTDTALKEHPELFKEYFGTVIPAGDNKFAALNTAVWSGGSFIYVPKGVHVEIPLQAYFRINTENMGQFERTLIIVDEGAYVHYVEGCTAPIYKSDSLHSAVVEIIVKKNARCRYTTIQNWSNNVYNLVTKRAVAYEGATMEWIDGNIGSKVTMKYPAVYLMGEHAKGETLSIAFAGEGQHQDAGAKMVHMAPNTSSNIVSKSVARGGGRTSYRGLIEIGEGAPGAKSNVLCDALLVDTISRSDTYPYVDVREDDVSMGHEATVSKVSEDQLFYLMSRGLSEDEAMAMIVRGFVEPIAKELPMEYALELNRLIELQMEGAVG; via the coding sequence ATGACTCTCCCCACGGAGACTGCTCACCCTGAGCTCGAGGGCCTGGGCAAGTACGAGTACGGCTGGGCCGACTCCGACACGGCCGGCGCCTCTGCCAGGCGCGGCATCGACGAGGACGTCGTCCGGGACATCTCCGACAAGAAGTCCGAGCCGGAGTGGATGACCAAGCTCCGTCTCAAGGGCCTCAAGCTCTTCGAGAAGAAGCCCATGCCCAACTGGGGCTCGGACCTCTCGGGCATCGACTTCGACAACATCAAGTACTTCGTGCGCTCCACGGAGAAGCAGGCGGAGTCCTGGGAGGACCTGCCCGAGGACATCAAGAACACCTACGACAAGCTGGGCATCCCCGAGGCGGAGAAGCAGCGCCTCGTGGCCGGTGTCGCCGCCCAGTACGAGTCGGAGGTCGTCTACCACCAGATCCGCGAGGACCTGGAGGAGCAGGGCGTCCTCTTCCTCGACACCGACACCGCGCTGAAGGAGCACCCGGAGCTCTTCAAGGAGTACTTCGGCACGGTCATCCCCGCCGGTGACAACAAGTTCGCCGCGCTGAACACGGCCGTGTGGTCCGGCGGCTCCTTCATCTACGTGCCGAAGGGCGTGCACGTCGAGATCCCGCTCCAGGCCTACTTCCGCATCAACACGGAGAACATGGGCCAGTTCGAGCGGACCCTGATCATCGTCGACGAGGGTGCCTACGTGCACTACGTCGAGGGCTGCACGGCGCCGATCTACAAGTCGGACTCCCTGCACTCCGCGGTCGTCGAGATCATCGTCAAGAAGAACGCCCGCTGCCGCTACACGACCATCCAGAACTGGTCGAACAACGTCTACAACCTGGTCACCAAGCGCGCCGTGGCGTACGAGGGCGCGACCATGGAGTGGATCGACGGCAACATCGGCTCCAAGGTGACGATGAAGTACCCGGCCGTCTACCTGATGGGCGAGCACGCCAAGGGCGAGACCCTGTCCATCGCCTTCGCGGGCGAGGGCCAGCACCAGGACGCCGGCGCCAAGATGGTCCACATGGCCCCGAACACGTCCTCCAACATCGTCTCCAAGTCGGTGGCGCGAGGCGGCGGCCGCACCTCCTACCGCGGCCTGATCGAGATCGGCGAGGGCGCCCCGGGCGCCAAGTCCAACGTGCTCTGCGACGCGCTGCTCGTCGACACCATCTCCCGCTCGGACACCTACCCCTACGTGGACGTCCGCGAGGACGACGTGTCCATGGGCCACGAGGCGACCGTCTCCAAGGTCTCCGAGGACCAGCTCTTCTACCTGATGAGCCGCGGCCTGTCCGAGGACGAGGCGATGGCGATGATCGTGCGCGGCTTCGTCGAGCCGATCGCCAAGGAGCTGCCGATGGAGTACGCGCTCGAACTCAACCGGCTGATCGAGCTCCAGATGGAAGGCGCGGTCGGCTAA